A segment of the Capra hircus breed San Clemente chromosome 19, ASM170441v1, whole genome shotgun sequence genome:
cttagcgaccgaggactgtagcctaccaggctcctccgtccatgggattctccaggcaagaatactgcagtggggtgccatttccttctccacttgcaGCCACTACAGGTTTCATATTACTTTGAAACGCTCTCTGTTCACTTCATCACATCACTcacttattgagcatttactctgtgccagacaGTGTTCTAGATGCTATGGACTCAGCAGTGAACAAAGCAAATTCTAGGTGGTGGCCAACAGATGGCAAACAGAATAAGTAGACAAATGGCCTGTCAGAGGCTGATATACCTTCTGGAAAAGAACAgcgtggaggaagaggaggaagcgcGGTGATGAGGGTTGGTGGGCGGCGATACAGGGAGGGGCATTccaggtggagggagggggcaggacgATCAATCCAGGAGGGAGGTTGGGACCCCCAGACGTGGCGAGGCTGGTGGGTGAAGGTGGCAGGCAGTGCCTGTGGGAGGCCCAGAGCCCGAGGTGTGTGCAGGGGAGGTGTGGGCAGTGTTCAGATGCATTTTCCACACCTGCCtccacccccccccaaccccacccctgaGCAGACACCCAGCAAACACCTGTAATTAGGGAAAGGGGCTTCCCGAGCTCTCCCTGCCCAAGCGTCTCTGGCCCCCAGGCGACCATATTTGGGAGATTCCTGGGCATTGGTACTGGTTTGTGATCCTCTTCTCTGCTGTTTAACAGGAGGGCAGACCCACATACAGTGGGGCCCACTATAGACAGTCCCAGCCTGTGGCTCCCCAGGCTTGGCAATCTCGCTTCCGTGGGGCATCTTCAGGGAGCTGCGTGCACAATCACCATGACTGtaccctgccccccgccccctgcccttaTGTAACCAGGGCGGTGGGGAGAATGGCAGCTGGCACCTGCACTTGGGAAATCTGGAAGCTGTCAGGTCAGTCTAAATCAATCCGCAGCCCCTGGGCAAACACAGAGGCTCCTTTGGAAGGCTGGACCAGGCCCCACCCAAGCCTTGCGGACACATTCTTGCATTTCTGAACCGGACAAAATCAGACAGCCCAGTCCTAATCCCCCAAACTGGGAGCAGATTACAATGCCCCATGTTTGAAAGCTGTTTTGTTCTTGTTACGCAAACTTCCTGGGGAGGGACTCCCAGGACCAGGAGAAGGGTCCTTAAATGCATCACCTCTAAGCTGACATCCATTCCTGGAGCTCCATCCCTGGGAGAGCCTGTGTCGAAGGTAaccctcttccccttctcttcttctgGAGACCTCTAGCTGCAGCCTAGCGGGGAGTGGTCCACCCCTGCAGCTGGTCCTCCTACTCCCAGGAGCATCTTCTGAGTATCTAAGCTGTGTGCTGAAGGTCCGAAGCTCACGTCTGGCAGCTCCAGGGAGGTGGGGCCCCCTGGGGCCCTTGGAGCAGGGGGACCTGGGGACACTGGGTGAGGAGGCTTGATTCAGTCACCCGGAGGCAGAAGAGTCCCTTAGAGAGAGCATTTAATGTCTCTCAGCTTCACTTTCCTCGTCAGTAATGTGGACTATAGCAGCTCCTTCTTCGTGGGCACTCCTTCAGAGTGAGGATATCAGTGAGGATATCTGTGAGGCTCACAGGGGATGCTGACCCCTGCGGACACGGTGGCGCAGGTGAAGCCATGGTATATATATACCATGTATAATAATACATGCACATATACCATACATATTGTGTATATGTGGTgcagtgctaagtcgctttagtcatgtccgactctttgtgaccctatggactgtagcccaccaggctcctctgtccctgggattttccaggcaagaagactggagtgggttgccatgtccttctccagggatctttcctacttagggatcgaacctgcatctcttatatctcctgcattggcaggcgggttctttaccacgagggccacctgggaagccccatataatgtcttttttttttttaagtggaaataGCCTTACTGTGTTTTTTCTGCTGTCAGAGATCACATTGTGTCTGAAAGTGGGTGGATACCTCTGGGAGGATTACAGGAACTActgggggagaggaaggagggacaCTTAACTTTTCTCTGTGTCCTTTCTGTATCTTTTACATTTCCTACCATGAGCATGTATTACCTATTCAAAAAGTGAACAAACGTGCAGGATCTTAGATtctcaaccagagatcaaaactgcaccccctgcagttCTTCAGTGGAAGCTCGGCGCCCTAAccattggacagccagggaattccccccaaATTAACAAACcttttttgaaaatgcaaattcGCTGCAGAAAATGAAGCCCTTCAGAAAAATGCAAGCAAGGATAACCTCTAATCCACCAccccctacctcccaccccaccaccagaAGATTGCCATGCCAGGGCCTGCCCCACCGGCTCTTGCAAGTGCACACATGCCTGGCTATCTGATGTGTGTGGCCTGTTCCGTTTCTTACTCCTCGTGCCCCGGACAAGGTCGACAGTTTCAAGACCCAGCCAGCCTGGGTCTGTCTGGGGAGAAGCCACCAGTGCTTTTGAGAATGAGGCTCAGTCCGAAAGGTGGGGCGTGTGTCCTGATGCTGGGTTCCTTTACTCAGTGTGGGTGTGGAGTCACCACCTGGGTCCTTTAATCTGATCTGGAGACTGGGCTGGTCGGGTGTGCCTGGAGAGCACTTGGAGGGTTTGCCTGGGAGTGTCAAAAGCTCCGCACATATATAGAGGTGGGCGTGGGGCTTGAGAGATGCCAAAAAGGGCCTGACCCCAGCACACTGCCAAGACCCCACAGTGAGCAAGTGTAGACAATCTTAGGACTCCAGGTCACCGCTGCCGGGTCCCCAGTGTGAGGGTCCGTCATCTGCTGGTGGGCAGGGGTAGCCTGCCAACCAGGACAGTCCAGACTGCAGGGTTAGGGagctgaaaaggcaaaaggatgcACTTCCCAGTGACCCCAGGGAGATCATCCTATAAAATCAGCAGCAAGGGTGGGTGTTGCCCTGGGGATCCTAGGTCTCCTTTCCCTGCGCGCGAGGCGCCCCAGGTCCATGCGCCCGGCGGAAGGGCGCTCTCCTTCACGCTGCAAGGAGCTCTCCATTCCCAGGTACCATGAGCGCAATCAGCGAGGTGGTGCAGCGGGCCAGAGCCGCCTTCAACTCGGGTCGGACGCGCCCGCTCCAGTTTCGAGTCCAGCAGCTGGAGGGGCTGCGGCGCCTGATCCGCGAGCGAGAGAAAGACCTCGTGGGCGCGCTGGCTGCGGACCTCCACAAGGTGCGCTGGCTGGACCACCGGAGTCGAGGACTGCGTGCTCCCAGGAAGTCCGCTGAGCGCGGAGGCGGGGGCAGAGTGCTCCACCCCTTAACAGAGAAGCCTCTTAGTCCCCCAAACACTCTGCGCGGCTCTGGGATGGGGCGCGCCCTCCTTTGCCTGCGCGAGGCGCTCCGGGTCCATGCGCCCTGCACAGGGCCAGAGGCTCTTTTCCACCGTCTGTTACCCCGCTCCTGGCTTCACTCCCTTCTCCACCCAGCCCAGCGCACGAGGCCACCACTTTAACCATCTCCTGCTAACACGACACCCCTTCTGGCCTCTCTTTCCTCCATCTCTCAGCCCACGCGGAGCCCCATGTTCTCCACACCAAGAAACAGCCCAGTCTGGCCCCTCTGCTGGGgtctgccctccctccccatcctttcCTCTTTCTGAGCAAATCAGACCCCTCCAGATTCTCAGCCCCTTCCCCCCACTGCCCCCAAGTCACTTGGACCTGCTTCCACTCTCCCGTCTTGCCTCGGAGGGGAGCAGAGAGGCTGTAGTCTACAAGCCTCTGCTTCCTGGCCCTTTGctactgtattattttttaatctctcaaGATTTCTAACCTTAAGACAAAAACCAAAGGCAAGAATATCCAAGTGGTTGACCTCACAACTTCCATCTTGCTCTGCAAAGTCACAGTTCTAGAGAGAGCTGTTTATTACACCTGCTgcactccctctctccccaccctgcaCACtggcttcctccccaccccacgccCTGCGGTGGGCTGCCCAGTCCCTCCTCCCCTGGCTTGAGGGTCTCCTGGATTTCCTCCTGACTCTCTTTGGTTGCATCTTTCTTATAGCCACTTTCTCAAGGTGGTCTTCTTAGGGCTCTGTCCTGGGTTCAAGTCTTGTTTTCATCTATAAGCCTTCCAGGACACCCTTCAGCTCTGTTCCCCTGGACtcacttgttgtttagtcgctaagtcatgttagactctttggGACGCACATGCGCTGTAGTCCTCTAGACTCCccttccatgagatttcccaggcaagcatagcagagtggatagccatttccttctccaggggatcttcccgacccagggatcgagcccatgtctcctgcattggcaggcggaatctttaccattgagccaccagggaagcactcccTGACTCACTAGGGACCCTCAAATCAGGTCTGAGGTCCCCTTGGGCACCTTGAACTCAACATGTCCAACCTGCCTGAGCCCCAGCACTTGAAGAAAGGGGTCCTCGCAGCTCACCACCCAAAGGTTAATCCTCAGTCCCACCCCCTGTGCCTTCTTGGTGGGTGCTCTGGGCTGGGGATTCTGCAGTGAATGGCTCCCATGCAGCAGAACAAGTCAAGTTCTAAATGGGCCCACCTGGAGGATAAGGTCCTGTCTTGCTCCCATTTTGCAGATCTGGAGACTGAGGGTAGGAAGCTCACTCGGGGTCCCAGAGCTGGGAAGCAGGACCAccaggggccctggggcctctgctcagagcccccacTGCAGGGCCCTCACCCTGGGGTGAGCCTCACTGAGCCCTCTCTCTAGAACGAATGGACTGCCTACTATGAGGAGATTGTGTATGTCCTGGAGGAGATCGACTACATGATCAGGAAACTCCCTGAGTGGGCTGCTGACGAGCCTGTGGAGAAGACCCCCCACACCCAGCAGGATGAGGCCTACATCCACTCGGAGCCCCTGGGTGTGGTCCTCATCATCGGCACCTGGAACTACCCCTTCAACCTGACCATCCAGCCCATGGTGGGCGCCATCGCTGCAGGTACTGTGGGCCCTGCTCCAGGTCGGGGAGCCAGGAGGGGTCCCCATCCTCCCCTGCAGAGGAAGGGGTCTGGGGTGCTGAGGACTGGGCAAAGATGGGGCCTGCGGTCAAGGAGAGGTTTGATGGAGCTAGTTCTCTGGGGAGGCTGCAAGGACCAGAGTATTCAGCCAGGCCTCTGAGTGCCCAAGGCCCAGCCAGGTTCGGATGTCCATGCAGCCCCGCCTCCTGCCATGTGTCCTGGGTCCCTTGGAGGACAGAGTGTGGGGTGGCCCTGGTGCAGTCCCGACTCTCTGTGCTCTGCAGGGAATGCAGTGGTGCTGAAACCGTCAGAGCTGAGCGAGAACACGGCGAGCCTGCTGGCCGCCATCCTCCCCCAATACCTGGACCAGGTAACGGGCTCCCCCAGCACACTGAGAACTGAGGCCCGGCCAGGTCTTTGGGGTGGGGAAATAGTGAATTCTTGCAGCTATGGGCCGAGCCACGGGTGGGGCGAGGACAGCTCAGTGAGGAGAATGGACCCCCGAGCCAGGAGAGGGCGTCTGCTCAGTGGTGCTGCCCgggcgggtggggagggggctgtggcCATGTTTGAGCCTCGCCTCTGTCCTCGCTCGGCAGGATCTATACCCTGTGATCAACGGGGGTGTAGCTGAGACCACGGAGGTGCTCAAGGAGAGATTCGACCACATCCTATACACTGGGAGCACCGGGGTGGGCAGGGTCGTCATGATGGCTGCGGCCAAGCACCTGACCCCCGTCACACTGGAGCTGGGGGGCAAGAACCCCTGCTATGTGGACAAGGACTGCGACCTGGACATTGCCTGCAGGTGAGAGGCTGCCCCCAACATAGGCGGACAGCAGGGCACCCCAAGTGACACCGACGTAGCCCTGTCCTTGGGCACCTGTGGTCCTggcaggagctggggtgggggcaccATGTTCACAGAGAGAGTTCGGGAAAGACTTCCTGCAGGGGTGGGGGCATCGAGCCAGAGCCCTACCAGCCTTCACACACTGCATGCCTGGCCTCTGGGGTGTGGGGACACCTGGCCGTGCAGGTGACACCTGGCCGTGCAGGGCTCAAGGCTGTTGAAAGAGGGGTACAAAAGCCACCTACCCCAGACCCCCTGCCCCAGACATCCTCCTGCCAGTCAGTGATGAGGTCACTGCAGGCCCAGGGATCACGTCCAGGGTCATGAGTGTGCTCTGGCAGGAATCTGGAAACCAGCAGGGCACCGAGGCGTGCCCCCCCATCCCCATGGACAGTTCACAGCTCAGCCCCTTACAGCCTGACTCTGGGCTAACCAGGCCAGAGGCTTGTTCCCAgggagccccctcccacctccccatggCTGGCAGAATGCCCTATAACCTGGGGTTCTCACAGACGCATCGCCTGGGGAAAGTTCATGAACAGTGGCCAGACCTGCGTGGCCCCTGACTACATCCTGTGTGACCCCTCTATCCAGAGCCAAATCGTGGAGAAGCTCAAAAAGTCCCTGAAAGTGAGTGCTGGCGCCGGGGGTGGGTGACGGGTTGCCAGGCAGTGAGATGGGCGTGGACTAAAGaaaagactgaattttttttctgatcatgAAAGTAATCCACACTCACTGTAATTTGGAAAAGattaaaaagcacagagaaggaaaagagctcTACCTGGAATCCCACCCTCTAGAGGCAGCCGCTGCTCATGCGGCATGTCCCCTCCGACCTCTGTGCTGTGGACGCATGTTCGAGCCCACTGTGATGTCCAGACGCCGTGCATGTACTTCTTTCAAACAACAGCACTTCATGCCCCGGGGAAGGCAGTGGGCAGCAGGGGTGTGGCAGCCCTGTAGTTTTTAGTGGCACCATTCCGCCAGGCAGTGCCCACATACTCCCAATTTGGAGTTGCTGTGGCCTTGCAGCCTGTGGCCACGATGAGGGTCCAGTCCTCACCTGGAGCCTGCCACCTCCTCACAGGAATTCTACGGGGAGGACGCCAAGAAGTCCAGGGACTACGGGAGAATCATCAACTCCCAGCACTTCCAGAGGGTGATGGGCCTGCTGGAGGGCCAGAAGGTCGCCTATGGAGGCACCGGGGATGCGGCCACCCGCTACATCGGTGCGTATGCCAGCCCTCCAGAAGGGCTGGTGGAAATGGGCACAGACCCTCGAGGGGCAGGCGAAGCCCTGTGGTGCATATAATATAGCCCCTTTCACCCATGGCCCAGGTTGACTCCAGGCCTCCCCATGGGCAGGAGctgggtgccacctgggaagcccctcctcaGACCatagcccccccacccccaaagcctAAAGGAGCCCCACCTCCACTCCATGCCAGTAGCTTCAGCAGAGGGTGCTAGCAGCAGAGGCcatgggagacccaggtgtgCCAAGCGGGAGGGGCCTCCTGCCTGGGCCCGGGGGGTCAGCAGATGGGGGCCCACTTGGCCCCCAGTTTGCCGGGAGGCAGAGGAGCTCCAGCAGGGCTCATGTGGCCTGAAGTGGGGCCCCCAGGGACCCCCATACTGGTTATGCCATTGTCCTCCCCATGACCCTCCAGGGTGGAGCCCAGCTGGAgggcctcctcctgcccctcgcAGAGCCCAGGGACCTCGTCTGTAAAGGGCTGGGAGAGAAGGCCACGTGCCTGGGCAGGTCTGGGTGCCAGCTAACGCTGGCCTCTCCCTGCCTAGCCCCCACCATCCTTACGGACGTGGACCCCCAGTCCCCGGTGATGCAGGAGGAGGTCTTCGGGCCCGTCCTGCCCATCGTGTGCGTGCGCAGCTTGGAGGAGGCCATCCAGCTCATCACCCAGCGCGAGAAGCCCCTGGCACTCTATGTCTTCTCACCGAATGACAAGGTGGGCCAGGCGCCCTCCCCAGGGTCCTGGGAACCCAGCTCAGCACCCCTGCAAATGCAGACTCAAGGAGCAGATTCCAGCCCCATACTCCCTGCCGTGCGATGTTGGGCAAGTCCCCTAACCTTCCTGAGTCCCTTTCCCCTCATCTCTGAAGTCCGGACAGAGCACTGACTGAGATGTTGACCCACTTGGTGCTATTCTCGGTGTTGTGGGAACTACTGCTCTTCCCATCTTGGCACAAATCCCCATGGGGAGAGTGGGGGACCCAGCCTGGGACTCTAGAGGCAGGGGGAGAGGCCCCAGGCTGGGCTCAGCCTTCACTAGCTCGCATCCTTGTAGCTCCTGGACTCGCACAGGTGGGGAGGGCTGAGGGGTCCTGGGTGGAGACTGAGGCCATGGGGCTATTGCAGGTGATTAAGAAGATGATTGCGGAGACCTCCAGCGGCGGGGTGACAGCCAATGATGTCGTTGTCCACATCACCGTGCACTCGCTGCCCTACGGGGGTGTGGGTGAGTCTCGGGGCTGAGCTTGCCACCTGCTGCCCCACCCCGGgtatcccccatccctgggctgaGTCTGAgattcccccagctcctccttTGCCTGTGCACCCAAAAGCCACATTGAACCTCGAGACTCTCACCTGGGCCCTGAGAGAGGCCACAGAGTCACTTAGTGGCCGGTCAGGGTGAGACTCTTCAGGCCCAGGGCTGCGGGCACCGCAGCGGACACCCCAGGTCAGGGATTGGCCCAGGCAGGATAGGGGATCGGCCCGGGCAGGCGGATGGGAGAAGGGGCACAGGAGGGGCATCAGAGTCTTGGGCCACACTGAACCGGCACCCCTGCAGGGGACAGCGGCATGGGGTCCTACCACGGCAGGAAGAGCTTCGAGACCTTCTCGCACCGCCGCTCCTGCCTGGTGAGGCCTCTGCTGAACGAAGAGACCCTCAGAGCCAGATACCCGCCAAGCCCGGCCAAGgtgagaggagggaggtggggatgggggtggggtgggggagccacCGGCCAGATAAGGGCCTCACTGCCCTTCGTGTCCCCCACAGATGCCCCGTCACTGAAGCGGTGCCCTGGCCTCACCGTGCTGCGCCCTCGGAGTGCTCCCCTGGCTCCCCCACTCCTCGCCCCCTGCCTG
Coding sequences within it:
- the ALDH3A1 gene encoding aldehyde dehydrogenase, dimeric NADP-preferring; translated protein: MSAISEVVQRARAAFNSGRTRPLQFRVQQLEGLRRLIREREKDLVGALAADLHKNEWTAYYEEIVYVLEEIDYMIRKLPEWAADEPVEKTPHTQQDEAYIHSEPLGVVLIIGTWNYPFNLTIQPMVGAIAAGNAVVLKPSELSENTASLLAAILPQYLDQDLYPVINGGVAETTEVLKERFDHILYTGSTGVGRVVMMAAAKHLTPVTLELGGKNPCYVDKDCDLDIACRRIAWGKFMNSGQTCVAPDYILCDPSIQSQIVEKLKKSLKEFYGEDAKKSRDYGRIINSQHFQRVMGLLEGQKVAYGGTGDAATRYIAPTILTDVDPQSPVMQEEVFGPVLPIVCVRSLEEAIQLITQREKPLALYVFSPNDKVIKKMIAETSSGGVTANDVVVHITVHSLPYGGVGDSGMGSYHGRKSFETFSHRRSCLVRPLLNEETLRARYPPSPAKMPRH